The Flavobacterium faecale genome has a segment encoding these proteins:
- a CDS encoding APC family permease, with translation MQENTPDDFKRELGLLDGTMLVVGSMIGSGIFIVSSDMVRQLGSAGWLIAMWVLTGAITVIAAVSYGELSALFPKAGGQYVYIKEAFGKLIGFLYGWSFFAVIQTGTIAAVGVAFSKFAAYLFPSFSDKNIVFEIADFKLNAAQLVSIFTIILLSYINSRGVKNSKILQTVLTVIKILSLAGLIIFGFFAAKSEVWDANWTNAWTSQTLDVSTNTWLPISGTALISGISAALVGSMFSSVAWEGVTFIAAEIKNPKRNVGLSLFLGTMIVSIIYILANVMYLAVVPLQDIATAESDRVAVVASHIIFGGIGTMIIAVMIMISTFACNNGLIMAGARVYYTMAQDGLFFKKAAELNEAKVPAWSIWAQCIWASALCLTGKYGDLLDFVVIIVLIFYILTILGIFILRKKMPNAERSYKAFGYPLVPALYIIIASAICLALLYAKTSTAGWGVGIMLLGIPVYYLTRTKITK, from the coding sequence ATGCAAGAAAACACTCCCGATGATTTCAAAAGAGAATTAGGTTTACTAGACGGCACCATGCTCGTTGTAGGTTCGATGATTGGATCAGGAATATTCATTGTCAGTTCAGATATGGTACGACAACTCGGATCTGCAGGTTGGCTTATTGCTATGTGGGTACTCACTGGAGCGATCACCGTAATCGCTGCTGTAAGTTATGGCGAACTTAGTGCTTTGTTCCCAAAAGCAGGCGGACAATATGTGTATATAAAAGAAGCCTTTGGAAAACTCATCGGTTTCTTGTACGGATGGAGCTTCTTTGCAGTGATTCAAACAGGAACTATTGCAGCCGTTGGAGTCGCATTTTCTAAATTTGCCGCCTACCTCTTTCCGTCCTTTAGTGATAAAAATATAGTTTTCGAAATTGCTGATTTTAAGCTAAATGCTGCACAACTCGTTTCTATTTTCACTATTATATTGCTGAGTTACATAAATAGTCGCGGAGTCAAAAACTCTAAGATTTTACAAACGGTATTGACTGTTATCAAAATACTATCGTTGGCCGGTTTGATTATTTTTGGTTTTTTTGCTGCAAAATCAGAAGTTTGGGATGCCAACTGGACCAATGCCTGGACCTCACAAACGCTAGATGTATCGACCAACACTTGGCTACCAATAAGCGGGACAGCATTGATCTCTGGTATTTCGGCAGCTTTGGTGGGATCTATGTTCTCAAGCGTTGCCTGGGAAGGAGTCACCTTTATTGCCGCTGAAATTAAAAATCCAAAACGAAATGTAGGTCTAAGTTTGTTTCTTGGTACTATGATTGTAAGCATCATCTACATTTTGGCCAATGTAATGTACTTGGCTGTAGTACCCTTGCAAGATATTGCCACTGCCGAGTCTGACCGAGTTGCTGTTGTGGCCTCACATATAATTTTTGGTGGTATTGGTACTATGATTATCGCCGTAATGATTATGATTTCGACCTTTGCTTGTAACAATGGTTTGATTATGGCAGGTGCTCGTGTGTATTACACAATGGCGCAAGATGGTTTATTCTTTAAAAAAGCAGCTGAATTAAACGAGGCAAAAGTACCTGCTTGGAGTATCTGGGCACAGTGTATTTGGGCATCGGCTTTATGCTTGACCGGAAAATACGGTGATTTACTGGACTTTGTAGTGATCATTGTTTTGATTTTTTACATATTGACCATATTAGGAATATTTATTCTACGAAAAAAAATGCCCAATGCCGAGCGCAGCTACAAAGCTTTTGGTTACCCTCTCGTACCCGCTTTGTACATAATTATTGCCTCAGCAATTTGTTTGGCTTTATTGTACGCTAAAACAAGTACCGCAGGTTGGGGAGTTGGAATCATGCTTTTGGGAATTCCAGTTTATTATTTGACTCGAACCAAAATCACAAAATAA
- a CDS encoding glyceraldehyde-3-phosphate dehydrogenase: protein MKNTALYQKEVSLQVDRRRAGVELIKIISDLWYDKSIEMVLFKNQLLDKNVSDIINLHHYAGEFVAKPISIFDSVEIARAVFEIDLPPSKLDIGKLTYEYLLENEKYPDARHFVLDKLKDAKKSSEIKPKDVVLYGFGRIGRLLARELMSKTGKGTQLRLRAIVTRDKNDAVSLEKRASLLRYDSIHGDFQGSVVADVENNALIINGTTVHMITANAPEEIDYTAFDIDHALIIDNTGAFTTEEALSRHLVSKGAQKVLLTAPGKGVPNIVHGVNQSEYNPDKIAIFSAASCTTNAITPILKAVEDTLGVVKGHLETIHSYTNDQNLVDNMHKKYRRGRAAALNMVITETGAGTAVAKALPSLAGKLTSNAIRVPVPNGSLVVLNLEVEKQTSVEDINAIMKRYALEGDLVEQIKYSTNNELVSSDIVGTSAPSIYDSNATIVSADGKNIVLYIWYDNEYGYSHQVIRLAKYIAKVRRYTYY from the coding sequence ATGAAGAACACCGCTTTGTATCAAAAAGAAGTTTCATTGCAAGTTGACAGGCGCCGAGCTGGTGTCGAATTAATCAAAATTATTAGCGATTTATGGTATGACAAATCAATTGAAATGGTTTTGTTCAAGAATCAGTTATTAGACAAAAATGTTAGTGACATTATCAACTTGCATCATTATGCGGGTGAATTTGTTGCAAAGCCAATTTCGATTTTTGATTCGGTTGAAATTGCTAGAGCAGTGTTCGAAATAGATTTACCACCTTCAAAATTAGACATCGGTAAACTGACGTATGAGTATTTATTGGAAAATGAAAAATACCCAGACGCTAGACATTTCGTTTTGGATAAATTGAAAGATGCCAAAAAGTCGAGTGAAATTAAACCGAAAGACGTTGTGCTATATGGTTTTGGTCGTATTGGTCGATTATTGGCGCGCGAATTAATGTCAAAAACAGGCAAGGGAACGCAGTTGCGATTAAGAGCCATTGTTACCAGAGATAAAAACGATGCGGTAAGCCTTGAAAAGAGAGCCTCTTTGTTGCGTTATGATTCCATTCATGGTGATTTTCAAGGATCAGTGGTTGCTGATGTCGAAAATAATGCTTTGATAATCAATGGAACTACGGTGCACATGATTACAGCAAACGCACCAGAAGAAATAGATTATACCGCATTTGATATTGATCATGCTTTGATTATTGATAACACAGGTGCTTTTACAACAGAGGAAGCTTTGAGTAGGCATTTGGTTTCGAAAGGGGCTCAAAAAGTACTACTAACAGCACCAGGAAAAGGAGTACCCAATATTGTACATGGAGTAAACCAATCAGAATACAATCCGGATAAGATCGCTATTTTTTCGGCGGCGTCTTGTACTACCAATGCGATAACTCCGATATTAAAAGCGGTTGAAGATACTTTGGGCGTTGTAAAAGGTCACTTAGAAACAATCCATTCTTACACCAACGACCAAAACTTGGTTGATAATATGCACAAAAAATACCGTCGTGGTAGAGCTGCAGCGTTAAATATGGTGATTACTGAGACTGGCGCGGGAACTGCCGTTGCAAAAGCATTACCCTCATTGGCAGGGAAATTAACGTCAAATGCTATTCGTGTACCAGTTCCTAATGGATCGTTGGTGGTTTTAAATCTTGAAGTCGAAAAACAAACTTCGGTAGAGGATATCAATGCCATTATGAAAAGATATGCCTTGGAGGGTGATTTGGTAGAACAGATTAAATACTCAACCAATAACGAATTGGTTTCTTCGGACATAGTAGGTACATCAGCGCCTTCAATTTATGACAGTAATGCTACAATTGTCTCTGCAGACGGAAAAAATATTGTTCTTTATATTTGGTATGACAATGAATATGGCTACAGCCATCAAGTTATTCGACTGGCAAAATACATTGCTAAAGTAAGAAGGTATACCTATTACTAG
- a CDS encoding NAD(P)/FAD-dependent oxidoreductase yields the protein MSGETATKGTCVIIGASHGGVNCATALRREGWKGNIILIDADPVIPYHKPPLSKAYLTSDDAIDKNLLKSLESYEKDAIDLRLGVRVNSIQPKDKTITLSDGETVAYDKLVIATGARPIIPPIPGLDTATNMYPLRTAQNISDIRCFMKTTTLKRVVVIGGGYIGLETAASLKKLGAEVVVLEREDRILARVTAPEMSAFFHELHARNGVEVLTGKNVSAIETHDGYNEVICADGSRYPADMLIVGVGIFVNKELAEQAQLTIENGILVNERAQTSDENIYAIGDCTFHYNPHYKRNIRLESVQNAVDQSKVAAASICGKSPVYDSIPWFWSDQYDVKLQMVGLSQGYNQIILRHEPANPNSFSVWYFKDDVLLSVDAVNNAKAYVIGTKIIKESNSIDKEKLVTVDALKMDAILVS from the coding sequence ATGTCTGGAGAAACAGCTACAAAAGGAACCTGTGTAATTATTGGAGCAAGCCATGGAGGTGTGAATTGCGCAACCGCTTTACGTCGTGAAGGCTGGAAAGGCAATATCATCTTGATTGATGCAGACCCTGTAATTCCCTACCATAAACCGCCTTTGTCCAAAGCGTATTTGACCAGCGATGATGCGATAGACAAAAATTTATTAAAGTCGCTGGAAAGTTATGAAAAAGACGCTATCGACTTGCGTTTGGGTGTCAGAGTAAACTCTATTCAGCCAAAAGATAAAACCATTACTTTGTCCGACGGAGAAACTGTTGCCTATGATAAATTAGTCATTGCTACGGGTGCTCGTCCGATTATTCCACCGATTCCAGGATTGGATACGGCAACAAATATGTATCCGTTGCGTACGGCTCAGAACATCAGTGATATACGTTGTTTTATGAAAACCACTACATTAAAACGTGTTGTGGTGATAGGAGGTGGTTACATCGGTCTAGAAACTGCGGCTTCGCTCAAAAAATTAGGTGCAGAAGTAGTGGTTCTCGAAAGAGAAGACCGCATCTTGGCAAGAGTAACAGCCCCCGAAATGTCCGCTTTTTTCCATGAGCTACATGCTCGCAATGGAGTAGAAGTACTTACAGGCAAAAACGTTTCGGCAATAGAAACGCATGACGGCTACAACGAAGTGATTTGCGCCGATGGTTCTCGATATCCTGCCGATATGTTGATTGTAGGTGTTGGAATTTTTGTAAACAAAGAACTGGCAGAACAAGCGCAGTTAACTATAGAAAACGGAATCCTAGTTAACGAAAGAGCACAAACCAGCGACGAAAATATTTACGCCATAGGCGACTGCACTTTTCATTACAATCCACATTATAAACGCAATATCCGATTAGAGTCGGTTCAAAATGCCGTGGATCAGTCCAAAGTGGCCGCAGCTTCCATTTGCGGAAAATCTCCGGTTTACGATAGTATTCCGTGGTTTTGGTCAGATCAATACGATGTCAAACTACAAATGGTCGGTCTTTCTCAAGGCTATAACCAAATCATCTTGCGTCACGAACCAGCGAATCCGAATAGTTTTTCGGTTTGGTATTTTAAAGATGATGTTTTGCTGTCTGTAGATGCAGTAAACAATGCCAAAGCCTACGTAATTGGTACCAAAATTATTAAAGAAAGTAATTCTATCGACAAAGAAAAACTAGTCACTGTGGATGCTTTGAAAATGGATGCTATTTTGGTTTCTTAA
- a CDS encoding 2Fe-2S iron-sulfur cluster-binding protein, which yields MAKITFITSDNETITLEGTSGSVMALAVDNGIKGIDGDCGGVCSCATCHVHVLPEHVAKTGEASEIETDMLELDDDADKFSRLCCQLEISEALDGVVLRVAK from the coding sequence ATGGCAAAAATAACTTTTATCACTAGCGATAACGAAACAATAACACTAGAAGGAACTTCAGGATCTGTAATGGCTTTGGCTGTAGATAATGGCATAAAAGGAATTGACGGAGACTGCGGAGGCGTATGTTCATGTGCAACTTGTCATGTTCACGTTTTACCCGAGCACGTTGCAAAAACGGGTGAGGCAAGCGAAATAGAAACAGACATGTTAGAATTAGATGACGATGCTGATAAATTTAGTCGTTTGTGTTGCCAATTAGAAATTAGCGAAGCCCTTGATGGAGTCGTTTTACGTGTTGCTAAATAA
- a CDS encoding cytochrome P450, producing the protein MKKSEISCPFSEVRTNIGFGEMDDQNDPVTMLLRHKDVRKGAHDWKTFQSGSTPGRIVIPSEVNIRTTRQIPFEVDPPQHKSFRDILDPWFKRPLEEKYQAKLTAQISALVDEVLAMDSVDVISEFALKLQSRALTLLLNTAYDKSDLWISWGTHVFRSEGEALDGDKAAILYDYIDAEIDKAIANPGPDLYSVLLASEVDGTKLTKEEVKGVMILTFAGGRDTVINAVSNSLAYLADNPKSLERLREEPEIRNRAIEELIRYYAPLTQMGRVVTEDTTVCEHAIKADTRISLVWASANRDEKVFENANEVVLDRKMNPHLSFGFGTHNCLGATHARTIMKVLIEVLTAKVQSMEIISAEENIEELGEFKRKVGFHALQMKFNKK; encoded by the coding sequence ATGAAAAAAAGCGAAATATCCTGTCCGTTTTCAGAAGTAAGAACCAACATAGGTTTTGGTGAAATGGACGATCAAAACGATCCCGTAACCATGCTTTTGCGTCATAAAGATGTACGTAAAGGAGCCCACGACTGGAAAACATTTCAATCTGGATCGACTCCAGGGCGAATTGTGATTCCGTCAGAAGTAAACATCAGAACTACGCGTCAAATTCCGTTTGAAGTAGATCCACCACAACACAAAAGTTTTAGAGATATTTTGGATCCTTGGTTCAAAAGACCACTAGAAGAGAAATACCAAGCGAAACTTACAGCGCAAATTAGCGCTTTGGTTGATGAAGTTTTAGCAATGGATTCTGTGGATGTGATTAGCGAATTTGCTCTGAAATTACAATCAAGAGCGTTGACTTTGTTATTGAATACAGCTTACGACAAATCTGATTTATGGATTTCTTGGGGAACACACGTTTTCCGTAGTGAAGGAGAAGCTTTAGACGGAGACAAAGCCGCTATTTTATACGATTATATCGATGCCGAGATTGACAAAGCAATTGCCAATCCGGGACCAGATTTATATTCGGTTTTACTAGCTTCTGAAGTCGATGGTACAAAGTTAACCAAGGAAGAAGTCAAAGGAGTGATGATTTTGACGTTTGCAGGTGGGCGCGATACGGTGATCAATGCGGTCTCAAATTCGCTTGCTTATTTGGCCGATAATCCAAAATCATTAGAAAGATTGCGTGAGGAACCTGAAATAAGAAATAGAGCCATAGAAGAGTTAATTCGCTACTATGCACCTTTAACCCAAATGGGTCGCGTGGTTACAGAAGATACAACCGTTTGTGAGCACGCCATCAAAGCCGATACTCGAATTTCGCTCGTATGGGCATCTGCCAATCGTGACGAAAAAGTATTCGAAAATGCAAACGAAGTAGTTTTAGATCGAAAAATGAATCCGCATTTGAGTTTTGGTTTTGGTACACATAACTGCCTAGGAGCCACACATGCACGTACAATTATGAAAGTGTTAATTGAAGTGCTGACAGCCAAAGTACAAAGCATGGAAATCATCAGTGCAGAAGAAAACATCGAAGAGTTGGGCGAATTCAAACGCAAAGTTGGTTTCCACGCTCTACAAATGAAGTTTAATAAAAAATAA
- a CDS encoding AraC family transcriptional regulator translates to MKPILEPIHLGEQKTITAFTYQEDNFEVPWHFHPQHELTFIESSFGTKFIGDYVGPYEPGELVLVRSNLPHCWKNQEQDGVPSQSIVIQWNKGVFAKVPELDTLFEMLTTASKGIIFEKKSIRQLIPELKNLLTLSSDDLYINFLGFLLRLSKCAYTTLSDASFVDDIPHEHNNRMTRVHDFIEKSFERKIYLKEVADLVNMSEQSFSRFFNKMMGRSFFTFLNEYRINMASRMLLYSDKSVSQISYDCGYESPPFFFKKFNEVYEMSPTKYRKKYLK, encoded by the coding sequence ATGAAACCAATTCTAGAACCCATACATTTAGGGGAACAAAAGACAATTACGGCTTTTACGTATCAAGAGGATAATTTTGAGGTGCCATGGCATTTTCATCCACAGCACGAATTGACTTTTATAGAATCTAGTTTTGGAACTAAGTTTATTGGCGATTATGTAGGGCCTTATGAACCGGGAGAATTGGTTTTAGTTCGATCGAACTTACCACATTGCTGGAAAAATCAGGAACAGGATGGGGTACCTTCTCAGTCTATAGTCATTCAATGGAACAAAGGCGTTTTTGCGAAGGTTCCCGAGTTAGACACATTATTCGAAATGCTCACTACTGCCTCCAAAGGTATTATTTTCGAAAAAAAATCGATTAGACAACTTATCCCTGAATTGAAAAATTTACTGACCTTAAGCAGCGATGATTTGTATATTAACTTCTTAGGTTTCTTGCTGCGCTTATCCAAATGTGCATACACTACTTTATCTGATGCAAGTTTTGTAGATGATATTCCGCATGAGCATAACAACCGCATGACCCGAGTTCATGATTTTATCGAAAAGAGTTTTGAACGTAAAATATATTTGAAAGAAGTAGCCGATTTGGTCAACATGTCTGAACAGTCTTTTTCTCGTTTTTTCAACAAAATGATGGGACGTTCTTTTTTTACTTTTCTAAATGAATACCGCATCAATATGGCCAGTAGAATGCTATTGTATTCAGATAAATCGGTTTCTCAAATTAGCTATGACTGTGGCTATGAATCGCCACCTTTTTTCTTCAAAAAATTCAATGAAGTCTATGAAATGTCACCAACAAAATACAGAAAAAAGTATTTGAAGTAG
- a CDS encoding MFS transporter, with protein MQSIEKNKLFLASCLALLVTSLSFGIRAGIMSKLGTDFELTAGELGTIIATAFWGFPLAIVIGGFIVDAVGMKKLLVMAFVFHLLGIVLTIFAQGYWTLFISTLLIGIANGTVEAACNPLVATLYPDNKTTKLNHFHLWFPSGIFIGTLVVLLFDYLGLNWQIQVGIMLIPTFIYGFLFSKLDFPVTERVASGVSTSTMYKSVTSPLFLFMFICMFGTAITELFTGQWIEMLLKNVTDNSILILTLTTGVMIIGRGVAEPVVHRFSPQGVLVLSAAFAALGLYLLATLTGNSIFIGAFVFGLGVCYFWPTMLGFVSENIPDSGALGLNLMGGAGMFAVSIYTIFMGNFYDQLIMENLPSDANAASTSPEEMNNLLELARTAAGPEVLKVTMVIPIILVVAFIGLNFYMKNKKKVVLA; from the coding sequence ATGCAATCTATTGAAAAAAATAAGCTTTTTTTGGCTAGTTGTCTAGCCTTATTAGTTACTTCACTTTCGTTCGGAATCAGAGCGGGTATCATGAGTAAACTGGGTACCGATTTCGAACTCACCGCAGGCGAATTGGGAACCATTATCGCCACTGCTTTTTGGGGTTTTCCATTAGCTATAGTCATTGGTGGTTTTATTGTAGATGCAGTGGGAATGAAAAAACTCCTTGTAATGGCTTTCGTTTTTCATTTATTAGGTATCGTGCTAACCATTTTTGCACAAGGTTATTGGACACTTTTTATTTCGACACTTTTGATCGGTATCGCCAACGGAACAGTCGAAGCAGCCTGTAATCCATTGGTTGCAACACTTTATCCAGACAACAAAACAACTAAGTTAAACCATTTTCATCTGTGGTTTCCTAGCGGAATTTTTATCGGAACCTTAGTGGTGTTATTGTTTGATTATCTAGGATTGAATTGGCAGATTCAAGTGGGTATCATGTTGATTCCAACATTTATTTATGGTTTTCTTTTCTCCAAACTTGATTTTCCAGTTACAGAAAGAGTCGCGTCAGGTGTTTCTACTAGTACGATGTATAAATCGGTAACATCTCCGCTATTCTTATTTATGTTCATTTGTATGTTTGGTACCGCCATTACGGAACTATTTACAGGGCAATGGATCGAAATGCTTCTTAAAAATGTAACCGATAATTCTATTCTGATTTTGACTTTGACCACTGGTGTAATGATCATTGGTCGAGGAGTGGCAGAGCCTGTTGTACATCGTTTTTCGCCACAAGGAGTATTGGTTTTATCGGCAGCTTTTGCAGCCTTAGGATTATATCTTTTAGCGACATTAACGGGGAATTCTATTTTTATAGGAGCCTTTGTATTTGGTTTGGGAGTTTGCTATTTCTGGCCAACCATGTTAGGATTTGTCTCAGAAAATATTCCAGACTCTGGAGCACTTGGTTTAAACTTAATGGGTGGCGCTGGTATGTTTGCCGTATCCATATATACCATTTTTATGGGGAATTTTTATGATCAATTAATCATGGAAAATTTACCATCCGATGCAAATGCAGCCAGTACATCTCCAGAAGAAATGAATAATTTACTCGAATTAGCCAGAACCGCTGCTGGTCCAGAAGTCTTAAAAGTAACGATGGTGATTCCTATTATTTTAGTAGTAGCGTTTATTGGCTTAAATTTTTATATGAAAAATAAAAAGAAGGTGGTACTTGCTTAA
- a CDS encoding sugar phosphate isomerase/epimerase family protein, with amino-acid sequence MTNIKGPAIFLAQFLGSEAPFNDLDSICKWAKDLGFKGVQIPTWDSHYFDLQKAAESKTYADEIKGKVNEAGLEITELSTHLQGQLVAVNPAYDHLFDGFAPKEVHNNPKERTKWAVQQLKYAAKASQNLGINAHATFSGSLLWHTVYPWPQRPAGLVDDGFTELANRWMPILNAFDEAGVDVCYEIHPGEDLHDGVSYERFLDKVNQHPRACLLYDPSHFLLQCLDYISYIDHYHERIKMFHVKDAEFNPTGKQGVYGGYENWVDRAGRFRSLGDGQVDFKQIFSKLATYGFDGWAVMEWECAIKHPESGAKEGAIFIKDHIIKVTEKAFDDFAATGIDKELNRKILGI; translated from the coding sequence ATGACAAATATTAAAGGTCCAGCTATCTTTTTAGCACAATTTTTAGGTTCAGAAGCTCCTTTCAACGATTTAGATTCTATTTGCAAATGGGCAAAAGATTTAGGTTTCAAAGGGGTTCAAATTCCGACTTGGGATAGCCATTATTTTGATTTACAAAAAGCAGCCGAAAGTAAAACCTATGCTGACGAAATTAAAGGAAAAGTAAACGAAGCAGGATTAGAAATCACCGAACTTTCTACCCATTTACAAGGGCAGTTGGTAGCAGTAAATCCAGCCTACGACCATTTATTTGATGGTTTTGCTCCCAAAGAAGTACACAACAATCCAAAAGAGCGTACCAAATGGGCGGTACAACAGTTGAAATATGCTGCAAAAGCCTCTCAGAATTTGGGTATCAATGCCCATGCTACTTTTAGTGGCTCATTGCTTTGGCATACGGTTTACCCATGGCCACAACGACCTGCTGGATTAGTTGACGATGGTTTCACAGAATTGGCCAACCGTTGGATGCCTATTCTAAATGCTTTTGACGAAGCGGGTGTTGATGTTTGTTACGAAATTCATCCTGGCGAAGATTTGCACGACGGTGTTTCTTATGAGCGCTTTTTAGATAAAGTCAACCAACATCCAAGAGCATGTTTGCTTTATGATCCATCTCATTTTTTATTGCAATGCCTAGATTATATCAGTTATATCGACCATTATCATGAGCGAATTAAAATGTTCCATGTCAAAGACGCTGAGTTTAATCCAACAGGAAAACAAGGGGTTTATGGCGGTTATGAAAACTGGGTTGATAGAGCCGGAAGATTTAGATCTTTGGGAGATGGCCAAGTTGATTTCAAACAAATTTTCAGCAAATTAGCAACTTATGGATTTGATGGATGGGCAGTAATGGAATGGGAATGTGCCATCAAACATCCTGAAAGTGGCGCTAAAGAAGGAGCTATATTTATTAAAGATCACATCATAAAGGTAACCGAAAAAGCATTTGATGATTTTGCGGCTACTGGAATAGACAAAGAACTCAACCGAAAAATATTAGGAATATAA
- a CDS encoding Gfo/Idh/MocA family protein, which translates to MSKKLRLGMIGGGKGAFIGAIHRIAAQIDSEYELVCGAFSSNPDVSLESGKELGLNPARCYASFVELFEKEKLLPENERMQVVSIVTPNHVHFEPAKLAMQSGFHVILDKPMAFSLAEAKILKSVAEETGQRFCLTHTYTGYPMVKEAKQQIAAGKLGVITKIYVEYPQGWLSKLEESGDNKQAAWRTDPSKSGKGGCLGDIGTHAFNLAEYISGLKVTQINAAINTVVEGRKLDDDATVLLKFDNGASGILFATQVAAGEENNIKIRVYGQKGGLEWQQDDANSLVMKWIDQPRQVLRTGGAYLGNFAKHNTRTPGGHPEGYLEAFANLYRNFALTIQAELKQETPTEEMLDFTGVDDGVRGMAFIEQAIASGESNQKWMDFVV; encoded by the coding sequence ATGTCAAAAAAACTAAGACTTGGAATGATAGGTGGAGGCAAAGGTGCTTTTATTGGAGCCATTCACCGTATTGCCGCCCAAATTGATAGTGAATACGAATTGGTCTGTGGAGCTTTTAGTTCCAATCCAGATGTTTCATTAGAAAGCGGAAAAGAACTAGGTTTAAATCCAGCAAGATGTTATGCGTCTTTTGTCGAACTATTCGAAAAAGAAAAACTATTGCCAGAAAATGAGCGCATGCAAGTGGTAAGTATTGTAACGCCAAACCACGTTCACTTTGAACCAGCAAAATTGGCGATGCAATCTGGTTTTCATGTGATTTTAGATAAACCCATGGCTTTTTCTTTAGCGGAAGCTAAAATTTTGAAAAGTGTAGCCGAAGAAACAGGACAACGTTTTTGTTTGACGCATACCTACACGGGTTATCCAATGGTGAAAGAAGCCAAACAACAAATTGCCGCTGGAAAACTAGGTGTTATTACCAAAATTTATGTCGAATACCCACAAGGTTGGTTGAGTAAATTGGAAGAAAGCGGGGATAACAAACAAGCCGCTTGGCGCACCGATCCTTCTAAAAGCGGAAAAGGAGGTTGTTTGGGTGATATTGGTACGCATGCCTTTAACCTTGCAGAATACATTTCGGGTTTGAAAGTAACTCAAATTAATGCTGCTATCAATACAGTTGTCGAAGGTCGAAAACTGGATGATGATGCTACGGTACTTTTAAAATTCGATAACGGAGCTTCGGGAATTTTGTTTGCTACACAAGTGGCGGCAGGTGAAGAAAATAATATTAAAATTAGAGTGTACGGACAAAAAGGTGGCTTGGAGTGGCAGCAAGATGACGCCAATTCTTTGGTGATGAAATGGATAGACCAGCCTCGCCAAGTTTTAAGAACCGGCGGTGCCTATTTAGGTAATTTTGCCAAACACAACACACGCACACCAGGCGGACATCCAGAAGGATATTTGGAAGCCTTTGCCAATTTGTACCGCAATTTTGCATTAACAATTCAAGCAGAACTAAAACAAGAAACTCCAACCGAAGAAATGCTTGATTTTACAGGTGTTGATGATGGCGTAAGAGGAATGGCTTTTATCGAACAAGCTATTGCATCGGGTGAATCCAATCAAAAATGGATGGATTTTGTGGTCTAA